One genomic segment of Vulpes lagopus strain Blue_001 chromosome 9, ASM1834538v1, whole genome shotgun sequence includes these proteins:
- the LOC121498566 gene encoding 26S proteasome complex subunit SEM1-like, which translates to MRMLDWQALEPKKRHLSHLFEANPSRLNMHLESSESFYILYVLSKALSQAPHLSQSYDEFKEFPAEDWAGLDEDEDAHVWEDNWDDDNVEDDFSNQLRAELEKHGYKMETS; encoded by the exons ATGCGTATGCTCGACTGGCAAGCATTGGAGCCAAAAAAGCGACATCTGTCACATTTGTTTGAAGCCAATCCAAGTAGACTGAACATGCATTTAGAGAGCTCCGAAAGCTTTTATATCTTGTACGTGCTGTCAAAGGCA CTGAGTCAGGCCCCACACCTGAGCCAATCATATGACGAGTTCAAGGAGTTCCCTGCCGAAGACTGGGCTGGTttagatgaagatgaagatgcaCATGTCTGGGAGGATAATTGGGATGATGACAATGTAGAGGATGACTTCTCCAATCAGTTACGAGCTGAACTAGAGAAACATGGTTATAAGATGGAGACCTCATAG